The Eubacteriaceae bacterium Marseille-Q4139 genome has a window encoding:
- a CDS encoding DUF4037 domain-containing protein, translating to MRGLELSEKFYEEYGRGMIEGQFPEYAGVIAAGVAGEGSDCFGYDDEISRDHDFEAGFCLWIPDALERELEFKLSRAYGKLPEEFLGVRRAKQSLWGRNRRGVMLTGEFYSRFTGRPGLPESLMEWLGTPEYSLACAVNGRVFRDDSGEFTAIRKELLKGYPEDVRLKKIAARAAMMAQSGQYNFERCRRRGEMGAAAMALFEFVQHGLSMIFLLNKKYMPYYKWAFRAGKELSLLSEHVCAMERLVSEPWTASLEAIEAVCAGIIGELRRQGITDGNWDYLEPHAYEVMERIRDGELRNLHVMEG from the coding sequence ATGAGAGGTCTTGAACTTTCGGAAAAGTTTTATGAGGAATACGGCCGCGGAATGATCGAGGGACAGTTTCCCGAATATGCCGGCGTCATCGCAGCCGGCGTGGCAGGAGAGGGTTCCGACTGTTTCGGGTACGACGATGAAATCTCCAGGGATCATGATTTCGAGGCGGGATTCTGCCTTTGGATTCCCGACGCGCTTGAACGGGAGCTGGAATTTAAGCTGTCCCGGGCTTACGGGAAGCTTCCTGAGGAATTCCTTGGGGTCAGGCGGGCGAAGCAGAGCCTTTGGGGAAGAAACCGCCGCGGCGTCATGCTGACTGGGGAGTTTTACAGCCGGTTCACCGGGCGGCCCGGTCTCCCGGAAAGCCTCATGGAGTGGCTTGGGACACCGGAGTACAGCCTGGCCTGCGCCGTAAACGGCCGGGTGTTCCGGGATGATTCAGGCGAGTTTACGGCCATCCGAAAGGAACTTTTAAAGGGGTATCCCGAGGATGTGCGCTTAAAGAAAATCGCCGCCCGGGCCGCAATGATGGCCCAGTCCGGCCAGTATAATTTTGAACGGTGCAGGCGGCGCGGGGAAATGGGCGCGGCGGCCATGGCGCTGTTTGAATTCGTGCAGCATGGGCTTTCTATGATTTTCCTGCTGAATAAAAAATACATGCCCTACTATAAATGGGCCTTCCGGGCGGGAAAAGAGCTTTCCCTTCTTTCGGAGCATGTCTGCGCCATGGAGCGGCTGGTTTCGGAGCCCTGGACGGCTTCTTTAGAGGCCATCGAAGCGGTCTGCGCCGGAATCATTGGAGAGCTGCGCCGCCAGGGGATTACGGATGGGAACTGGGATTACCTGGAGCCCCATGCCTATGAGGTGATGGAGCGGATTCGGGATGGGGAATTGCGGAATCTGCATGTGATGGAAGGGTGA
- a CDS encoding tetratricopeptide repeat protein, whose product MILEKEDWKEGACPAESQGKKSGSHGHEPLQNTSIHGIIEEFDRLLARDDKDAAAAYLETWLSRFEDTGDWAGQITILNEMMGFYRNTGEKEKGLSAVKKGLSLAGEHRLSETVSGGTTYLNAATTLKAFGRAAEAMPYYEQAFRAYGKNLDAGDYRFGGLFNNMALAYEDLGDFAKAEAYYGKAMDIMEGLKPGSILEIAVTWMNLACLYEKWGREEEIEGCLLLAAEGFHSPEVPHDSYYAFNCRKCAMTFDHFGYFRMKQELLSEAERIYGEGAR is encoded by the coding sequence ATGATACTGGAAAAAGAAGACTGGAAGGAAGGCGCATGCCCGGCGGAGAGCCAGGGAAAGAAAAGCGGCAGCCATGGGCATGAGCCGCTTCAAAACACCTCCATCCATGGGATTATCGAGGAATTTGACCGCCTTCTGGCGCGGGATGATAAGGACGCGGCGGCCGCGTATCTGGAAACATGGCTTTCGCGGTTTGAAGATACGGGCGACTGGGCCGGGCAGATTACTATTTTAAACGAAATGATGGGCTTTTACCGGAACACCGGCGAGAAGGAGAAGGGGCTTTCGGCCGTGAAAAAGGGACTTTCCCTGGCTGGAGAGCACCGGCTTTCCGAGACAGTCAGCGGCGGGACGACGTATCTCAACGCGGCGACGACCCTCAAGGCCTTTGGCCGGGCGGCGGAGGCCATGCCTTATTATGAGCAGGCATTCCGCGCCTACGGAAAGAACCTCGACGCCGGGGATTACCGGTTTGGCGGCCTGTTCAACAACATGGCGTTAGCGTATGAGGATCTGGGGGATTTTGCGAAGGCCGAGGCGTATTACGGAAAAGCCATGGATATCATGGAAGGGCTTAAGCCTGGAAGTATTCTGGAAATTGCCGTGACATGGATGAACCTGGCCTGTCTTTATGAAAAGTGGGGGCGCGAAGAAGAAATCGAAGGCTGCCTTCTTTTAGCGGCCGAGGGCTTCCATTCGCCGGAGGTGCCCCATGACAGCTACTATGCCTTTAACTGCCGGAAATGCGCCATGACCTTCGACCATTTCGGATATTTCCGGATGAAACAGGAGCTTCTTTCGGAGGCGGAACGGATTTACGGAGAGGGTGCGCGATGA
- a CDS encoding LysR family transcriptional regulator — translation MLEELKTFAAVVRYKNFTRAGEAVGLSQPGVSAHIHRLENYFGVCLVERSAKRLQITDAGMRVYRSAQEILKILDETAREIRGGTGQVSGKLHIGGTLTIGECVLPGLMGKFRETYPGVQLELTVENTMEIRRMVREEQVELGFVEGIHQSDEFEEGYFMEDSLVLLTSASHPLADTEFIEPDMLTEEDWIAREEGSGTREYLDLYLTSNRITPRTLTVLGSNYAVKEAIRNDMGITIASSLLAGAGDGIRMHRFAREYVRPFYYIANRNRNLSQAARLFLQMIEGKVS, via the coding sequence ATGCTGGAAGAATTAAAAACCTTTGCCGCCGTCGTGCGGTATAAAAACTTTACCCGCGCCGGGGAGGCCGTCGGCCTGTCGCAGCCGGGCGTCAGCGCCCATATTCACCGGCTGGAAAATTATTTCGGCGTCTGCCTCGTCGAAAGGAGCGCAAAGCGGCTCCAGATCACGGACGCAGGCATGCGGGTGTACCGGAGTGCCCAGGAAATCTTAAAAATCCTCGATGAGACGGCCAGGGAAATCCGCGGCGGCACGGGCCAGGTTTCGGGAAAGCTCCATATCGGCGGGACGCTCACCATCGGCGAGTGCGTGCTTCCTGGGCTGATGGGGAAGTTTAGAGAGACGTACCCCGGCGTGCAGTTAGAGCTTACGGTGGAGAATACCATGGAGATCCGCCGCATGGTGCGGGAAGAACAGGTGGAGCTTGGCTTCGTGGAGGGCATCCACCAGAGCGATGAATTTGAAGAGGGCTATTTCATGGAAGATTCGCTGGTGCTTTTGACCTCGGCGAGCCATCCGCTGGCGGACACCGAGTTCATCGAGCCGGACATGCTGACGGAGGAGGACTGGATCGCCAGGGAAGAAGGCTCGGGAACCAGGGAATATCTGGATCTCTATCTGACCTCCAACCGGATTACGCCGAGGACGCTGACAGTGCTCGGCAGCAACTATGCCGTCAAGGAGGCAATCCGCAACGACATGGGGATTACCATTGCGTCGTCGCTTTTGGCCGGCGCGGGGGACGGGATCCGCATGCACCGGTTCGCCAGGGAATACGTGCGGCCGTTTTACTACATTGCAAACAGGAACAGGAATTTAAGCCAGGCGGCGCGGCTGTTCCTTCAGATGATAGAAGGGAAGGTTTCATGA
- a CDS encoding acyltransferase family protein — translation MREENFRNKISWMMFLFSLFVIWVHAYNIELFSAGQAGALWETADRIETIVSVAVGQTAVPGFFLLSSYLFFRTYRPEKLLKKWKERVHSVLIPYIAWNSIYYFGYAAASRLPSIHAIVGKPPVPLGFSEYLDAILHYSYAPVFWYLYQLIILIILSPVIYLLVKNKLAGLFWLAFLAAAVHFHWDTQHPNTDALFYYSAAAWAAVHGKAAVEAAWNRRRALFGGVGFLIAAACFAMMRKPGADVLWTVLYRFFVPVSLWLLLPEKRLFAARPWMKLSLYLYAVHYIIVRFVNKGAGMVFARMFGQETVRCAAALGIYFLLPGVVLLAAYVSALILGKYFPRLWRLLSGGRSIQ, via the coding sequence ATGAGAGAAGAAAACTTCCGAAACAAAATTTCCTGGATGATGTTCCTGTTCAGCCTTTTTGTGATCTGGGTTCATGCCTACAACATTGAGCTGTTTTCCGCCGGGCAGGCGGGGGCGCTCTGGGAGACGGCAGACAGAATCGAAACCATCGTCTCGGTGGCCGTGGGGCAGACGGCTGTGCCGGGCTTCTTTCTGCTGTCCTCTTATCTGTTCTTTCGGACATACCGGCCGGAAAAGCTTCTGAAAAAATGGAAGGAACGGGTTCACAGCGTCCTCATCCCATACATCGCCTGGAATTCCATCTACTACTTTGGCTACGCGGCGGCTTCCAGACTTCCGTCCATCCATGCCATCGTCGGAAAACCGCCGGTTCCCCTGGGGTTTTCGGAATATCTGGACGCCATCCTTCATTACAGCTACGCACCGGTATTCTGGTATCTGTACCAGCTTATCATCCTGATTATTTTGTCGCCGGTCATCTATCTGCTGGTAAAAAATAAGCTCGCCGGCCTTTTCTGGCTCGCCTTTTTGGCCGCCGCCGTTCACTTCCACTGGGACACACAGCACCCCAACACGGATGCACTGTTTTACTATTCCGCGGCGGCATGGGCGGCAGTGCATGGAAAAGCCGCGGTGGAAGCGGCATGGAACAGGAGGCGGGCGCTTTTTGGGGGCGTGGGCTTTCTCATTGCAGCGGCCTGCTTTGCCATGATGAGAAAGCCGGGGGCAGACGTTTTGTGGACGGTGCTTTACCGGTTTTTCGTGCCGGTGTCATTGTGGCTTCTGCTTCCGGAAAAGCGGCTTTTTGCGGCGCGTCCCTGGATGAAATTAAGCCTGTATCTCTATGCCGTGCATTACATCATCGTCCGGTTTGTGAATAAAGGCGCCGGCATGGTCTTTGCCCGGATGTTCGGGCAGGAGACGGTGCGCTGCGCGGCGGCCCTCGGCATTTACTTCCTGCTTCCGGGGGTTGTGCTTTTGGCGGCCTATGTATCGGCGCTTATCCTTGGGAAATATTTCCCGCGGCTCTGGCGGCTGCTTTCCGGCGGCAGGAGTATTCAATGA
- a CDS encoding winged helix-turn-helix transcriptional regulator: MAFADTFKALSDPTRREILNLLKKKPMYAGEIAECFPMTGATVSHHLNLLKQAGLIDEEKKGKYIQYSLNTSVIDDIIQWMMELKN, encoded by the coding sequence ATGGCGTTTGCCGATACGTTTAAGGCCCTGTCCGACCCGACGCGGCGGGAAATTTTGAACCTTCTCAAGAAAAAGCCCATGTACGCCGGAGAGATCGCCGAGTGCTTTCCGATGACCGGGGCCACCGTCTCCCATCATCTGAACCTTTTAAAGCAGGCGGGCCTGATTGATGAAGAAAAAAAGGGAAAATACATCCAATATTCCCTGAACACGTCTGTCATTGACGACATCATCCAGTGGATGATGGAGCTGAAAAACTGA
- a CDS encoding SdpI family protein — protein MSVKTRRICCIAITVLTFLFLAASYPFLPEQIPTHWGIDGPDEYNPKAYVWFFGGMAVLFNLLFEVVPKIDPKYQNYMKFIKEYNIFCVFMNFFMFACIAAMVIQCLRPGSFDMSQFACVMAGLTLLVTGNILPKFKPNFSSGIKTPWALADEENWRKTHRLGGKITFFSGLLWLFGAFFISDKKLVFTAGILSVAAIVIVPYVMSYVWWRRGRENP, from the coding sequence ATGAGCGTAAAAACAAGAAGAATCTGCTGTATCGCCATTACGGTTCTTACTTTTCTGTTCCTGGCGGCGTCTTACCCGTTTCTGCCGGAACAAATCCCGACCCACTGGGGCATAGACGGCCCCGATGAATACAATCCCAAAGCCTATGTGTGGTTTTTCGGCGGCATGGCCGTCCTGTTCAATCTCCTGTTTGAGGTCGTGCCGAAAATCGATCCTAAATATCAGAATTACATGAAATTTATAAAAGAATATAATATTTTCTGCGTATTCATGAATTTTTTCATGTTCGCATGCATCGCCGCCATGGTAATCCAGTGCCTCCGCCCCGGCTCCTTTGACATGTCCCAGTTTGCCTGTGTCATGGCCGGACTCACCCTGCTTGTGACCGGCAACATCCTGCCGAAGTTCAAGCCGAATTTTTCCTCCGGCATCAAGACGCCATGGGCGCTGGCTGACGAGGAAAACTGGCGGAAGACCCACCGGCTCGGCGGGAAAATCACGTTTTTTTCCGGCCTTTTGTGGCTGTTTGGGGCATTCTTCATTTCTGATAAAAAGCTTGTGTTTACGGCCGGAATTTTATCAGTGGCAGCCATCGTTATTGTGCCGTATGTGATGTCCTATGTCTGGTGGCGGCGCGGGAGGGAGAATCCGTAA
- a CDS encoding YwaF family protein: MKVISVLKDVLSLTAWEMETPKPYSAFHLALCAAGIPLAVLAARRLAKKRGAAPKAVLFSCGLFLLFLELYKQAFLFFIEFDGHFNWWYFPFQLCSIPMYLCLLYPQSGKYSAVFSTFIQDFGLLGGIMALAVPAGLMHPYWTMTLHGFLWHFLLIFLGLYCGMSGLSSHSLRGYAETLPIFFLCCIAALAVNTAAGPSSGADMFYISPFHPSSQPVFHKISMELGIFPGILLYIAAMAAGAFLVHCIMGMLSARIFKSYQKS; the protein is encoded by the coding sequence ATGAAGGTAATTTCTGTTCTGAAAGACGTCCTCTCCCTAACGGCATGGGAGATGGAAACACCGAAGCCATATTCTGCTTTTCATCTGGCGCTCTGCGCCGCCGGGATTCCCCTGGCTGTGCTGGCGGCGCGGCGGCTGGCAAAAAAACGCGGGGCGGCCCCGAAGGCCGTCCTGTTTTCCTGCGGCCTTTTTCTCCTCTTCCTTGAGCTTTACAAGCAGGCCTTCCTTTTCTTTATCGAATTTGACGGCCATTTCAACTGGTGGTACTTTCCGTTCCAGCTTTGCAGCATTCCCATGTACCTCTGCCTGCTTTATCCACAAAGCGGAAAATATTCTGCTGTTTTTTCCACATTCATTCAGGATTTCGGCCTTCTCGGCGGCATCATGGCCTTAGCCGTGCCGGCCGGGCTCATGCATCCTTACTGGACCATGACGCTCCATGGCTTTCTCTGGCACTTTCTCTTAATTTTCCTTGGGCTTTACTGCGGTATGTCCGGGCTTTCCAGCCATTCCCTGCGGGGTTATGCCGAAACGCTCCCGATCTTTTTCCTCTGCTGCATCGCCGCGCTTGCCGTCAACACGGCCGCCGGCCCATCTTCCGGCGCCGATATGTTCTACATATCCCCGTTTCACCCGTCTTCCCAGCCGGTTTTCCACAAAATCTCCATGGAATTGGGGATTTTTCCCGGAATTCTTCTCTACATCGCCGCCATGGCGGCCGGCGCCTTTCTCGTCCACTGCATCATGGGTATGCTTTCTGCCCGCATTTTTAAATCGTACCAAAAATCGTAA
- a CDS encoding acyl-protein synthetase, producing the protein MNKSYTRRLFSWRGELYDAAGSERLFQRAVQENTEFHFRHNAAYRRISMRFSMGSEPVPIPAAFLKEHPLWTLKPQKLPFRVTSSGTGGKKTNLGFCFSDAVRGARMTHAIVKYHKILSPRPAVCLMMSFAPRPNDPVMIAKTQTVTSFFAPPVRRVYALKAGGHGRPLINRDGLLRALRFAMALRLPVRIIGFPFYTYFFLLYLKKHGLRFALPGGSMVLLGGGWKGFHGDAPKREQLLELIQDRLGIPPDQYREFFGAAEHSSLYCACKNGHFHVPVYSRAAVLDVNTLKPLPYGKPGLLNLISPLAKGMPLTSILTGDLAVMHEGKECGCGISAPYFTLLGRAEAGTEKTCAADAAILLQGGLGYGTKP; encoded by the coding sequence ATGAACAAGTCCTACACAAGACGGCTGTTTTCCTGGCGCGGAGAACTCTACGATGCCGCAGGGTCGGAACGCCTGTTCCAAAGGGCTGTCCAGGAAAATACGGAATTCCATTTCAGGCACAATGCGGCCTACCGCAGGATTTCCATGCGGTTTTCTATGGGATCGGAGCCGGTTCCGATTCCCGCCGCTTTCTTAAAAGAACATCCCCTCTGGACACTTAAGCCGCAAAAGCTCCCATTTCGCGTTACCTCCTCGGGAACCGGCGGGAAAAAGACGAATCTCGGCTTCTGCTTTTCCGATGCGGTGCGCGGGGCAAGAATGACCCATGCCATCGTAAAATATCACAAAATCCTCTCGCCGCGGCCGGCTGTCTGCCTGATGATGAGCTTTGCGCCGCGGCCGAACGATCCTGTCATGATCGCAAAGACGCAGACGGTTACTTCGTTCTTTGCGCCGCCCGTCCGGCGGGTATATGCGTTAAAGGCCGGCGGCCATGGACGGCCTCTCATCAACCGGGACGGGCTTTTGAGGGCACTGCGGTTCGCCATGGCTCTCCGTCTCCCTGTGCGGATCATCGGGTTTCCTTTCTATACGTATTTCTTCCTATTGTATTTGAAAAAACATGGACTGCGCTTTGCGCTCCCCGGCGGCTCCATGGTTCTTCTCGGCGGCGGCTGGAAGGGCTTTCACGGCGACGCGCCGAAGCGGGAGCAGCTTCTGGAGCTAATTCAGGACAGGCTCGGAATCCCGCCGGATCAGTACAGGGAATTTTTCGGTGCGGCCGAGCATTCATCCCTCTACTGTGCCTGCAAAAACGGGCATTTCCATGTTCCCGTGTACAGCCGGGCGGCCGTCCTGGATGTGAACACCTTAAAGCCCCTGCCTTACGGAAAGCCGGGGCTTTTAAACCTGATTTCCCCATTGGCAAAGGGAATGCCCTTAACGAGTATCCTGACCGGCGACCTGGCTGTGATGCATGAGGGAAAGGAATGCGGCTGCGGGATTTCGGCCCCTTATTTTACGCTTTTGGGGCGGGCCGAGGCGGGAACGGAAAAGACATGCGCGGCCGATGCCGCCATACTTTTACAGGGAGGACTTGGATATGGGACGAAGCCTTGA
- a CDS encoding acyl-CoA reductase — translation MGRSLEDLKSEIIRTLEKPLLRPELTAAACGRVSEKILSGELRLPEGISVPDGGLRQAAAMFSEDRLMERVNRELGDWQYGRTVFPLGVLFHVGAGNMAGLGAYSVIEGLLTGNINLLKPASGDFLISRFLLRQLVNEEPKLSPYVHVFHIPSDKQEKLRRLAGLADAAVVWGGNDAVRAVRNLLPPDRKLIEWGPKVSFAYISMDGASKTMDLFRLARHLAETEGRYCNSCQLLFLDSENRDDLLAFKKRFGTILESVWECGSLRGTAGRTLWAYSDQLSGAVGHRDADSLFPVRLLPRTEMVRVLRGMAGALQTACLICNDAERDELSYLLIRSGVTRVCGAGELSGIEGIGGVHDGEYALRRYCKIVEGDMVP, via the coding sequence ATGGGACGAAGCCTTGAAGATCTGAAATCTGAAATCATACGGACACTGGAAAAGCCGCTTCTAAGGCCGGAGCTTACGGCGGCGGCCTGCGGGCGGGTTTCGGAAAAAATCCTGTCCGGGGAGCTTCGCCTTCCTGAAGGAATCTCCGTGCCGGACGGCGGTTTGCGCCAGGCTGCCGCGATGTTCTCCGAAGATCGGCTCATGGAGCGGGTAAATCGGGAACTTGGAGACTGGCAGTACGGGCGCACCGTGTTTCCCCTTGGCGTTCTCTTCCATGTGGGCGCCGGGAACATGGCCGGGCTTGGCGCTTACAGCGTCATTGAGGGACTTTTGACGGGAAACATCAATCTCCTAAAGCCGGCCTCCGGGGATTTTCTTATTTCCAGGTTCCTTTTACGCCAGCTTGTCAACGAGGAGCCAAAACTTTCTCCCTATGTCCATGTGTTCCATATTCCCTCCGATAAGCAGGAAAAGCTTAGGCGGCTCGCCGGGCTGGCGGACGCGGCCGTGGTCTGGGGCGGGAACGATGCCGTCCGTGCTGTTCGAAATCTCCTTCCGCCTGACCGGAAACTCATCGAATGGGGACCTAAGGTCAGCTTCGCCTACATTTCCATGGATGGCGCTTCAAAAACCATGGATTTGTTCCGGCTGGCGCGCCATCTGGCTGAAACCGAGGGACGTTACTGCAATTCCTGCCAGCTTCTTTTCCTGGATTCCGAGAACAGGGACGACCTTCTGGCCTTTAAAAAACGGTTCGGGACGATTTTGGAAAGCGTTTGGGAGTGCGGCTCGCTCCGGGGGACGGCCGGGCGGACGCTCTGGGCGTATTCCGATCAGCTTTCCGGAGCCGTCGGTCACAGGGATGCAGACAGTCTCTTTCCCGTGCGGCTTCTTCCGCGAACAGAGATGGTTCGGGTTCTGCGCGGCATGGCAGGAGCGCTCCAGACGGCATGCCTGATCTGCAATGATGCAGAACGGGATGAGCTTTCTTACCTGCTGATCCGCTCCGGCGTGACGCGGGTCTGCGGTGCCGGAGAGCTTTCGGGCATAGAGGGAATCGGCGGTGTGCATGACGGGGAGTATGCGCTTAGAAGGTATTGTAAGATTGTGGAAGGAGATATGGTTCCATGA
- a CDS encoding helix-turn-helix transcriptional regulator, which produces MTFGEKLFKLRKERGLSQETLAEQLGTTRQAVSKWENHQGYPETEKLLLLASIFDVSADFLLREEAASENTDGHRYYVSREMAQGYLENQKTVNLCIGIGFMFWALSGIPFVLFSEGMAWRFWGMAGCFAAGIAAFVTGAVLERKEYKILREEPLGFDQGYLKALSDELCARKKTWHAFFIPCTVLFILGIITVSLTAGGVFAWSKYHGFVFLGLAAGLFGFCYCAGMMEAYELLVENEEYTKRLVFRVKRKVREWE; this is translated from the coding sequence ATGACATTCGGAGAAAAACTGTTCAAGCTGAGAAAAGAAAGAGGGCTTTCCCAGGAAACCCTGGCCGAGCAGCTCGGCACCACAAGACAGGCAGTCAGCAAGTGGGAGAACCATCAAGGCTATCCCGAAACGGAAAAGCTGCTTTTGCTCGCCAGCATTTTTGATGTGTCTGCTGACTTTCTTCTTCGGGAGGAAGCGGCCTCGGAAAATACGGACGGGCATCGGTACTATGTGAGCAGGGAAATGGCCCAGGGATACCTGGAAAATCAGAAAACGGTAAATCTTTGCATTGGCATCGGGTTTATGTTCTGGGCACTTTCGGGAATCCCTTTCGTCTTGTTTTCCGAAGGCATGGCATGGAGGTTTTGGGGCATGGCGGGATGTTTCGCGGCGGGAATTGCCGCCTTTGTCACCGGTGCGGTTTTGGAACGGAAGGAATATAAGATTTTAAGAGAAGAACCGCTGGGCTTTGATCAGGGGTATCTGAAAGCTCTGTCAGATGAACTCTGTGCCAGAAAGAAAACCTGGCACGCATTTTTCATTCCGTGTACGGTTCTGTTCATTTTGGGGATTATCACGGTTTCCCTTACCGCGGGAGGCGTTTTTGCGTGGTCTAAATATCATGGGTTTGTGTTTTTGGGGCTTGCGGCAGGGCTTTTCGGATTTTGTTACTGTGCGGGAATGATGGAGGCGTATGAGCTGTTGGTTGAAAATGAAGAATATACGAAAAGGTTGGTTTTTAGGGTGAAAAGGAAGGTGAGGGAATGGGAATAA
- the citF gene encoding citrate lyase subunit alpha, translating into MKNAVGREIPEKIGDYIVRPYTGAYTGNPGTEPVKSLRTAGKHVSGDCKMAESIEEAIRACGLKDDMTISFHHSFREGDEIIGQVLKAIKNLGIKHLKFAPSAVVNIKNPSIADFVKDGTIDRIEASGIRGELGDAVLEGLMENPVILRTHGSRPRAIEAGELQIDVAFIGASAADEYGNATGQIGPNACGSLGYSFIDATSAGKVVVITDNLVEYPCNPVSISQQYVDYVVKVDRIGDPEKIGKGAARMTKNPRDLMIAERAADVMAASRMFKENFSFQTGAGAISIACTNYLAERMEARGIKASFALGGMTAAIVDMYKKGLVRVLECSQCFDAVAARAIAEEPGIVEIDNAVYSNPFSKGAMLDKLTFGVLAALEVDTDFHVNILTGSSGEMMGGLGGGPDVAAGADISIVCLPVVRGRTPSITKRVFTCCTPGETVAAVVTEAGIALNPKHKYYEELKEDLEQANLKLVTIEYLQELAESLTGVPKPIETTDRVVCIVEYRDGSVIDVIREIKK; encoded by the coding sequence ATGAAGAATGCAGTGGGACGTGAAATCCCGGAAAAGATCGGGGATTACATCGTAAGGCCGTACACAGGCGCCTACACGGGGAATCCCGGGACAGAGCCGGTAAAGAGCCTGCGGACGGCAGGAAAGCATGTATCCGGGGACTGCAAGATGGCAGAGAGCATCGAGGAGGCCATTAGAGCCTGCGGCTTAAAGGACGACATGACGATCTCCTTCCACCACAGCTTCCGGGAGGGAGACGAGATCATCGGCCAGGTACTAAAAGCCATCAAGAACCTTGGAATTAAGCACCTAAAGTTTGCCCCGAGCGCCGTGGTAAATATCAAGAATCCCTCGATTGCGGATTTCGTAAAAGACGGCACCATCGACCGCATCGAGGCCAGCGGGATCCGCGGGGAGCTGGGCGACGCGGTATTAGAAGGCCTGATGGAAAACCCGGTCATCTTAAGAACCCATGGCTCCCGCCCCCGCGCCATCGAGGCCGGGGAATTACAGATTGACGTGGCCTTCATCGGCGCGTCGGCGGCCGATGAGTACGGGAACGCCACGGGACAGATCGGGCCAAACGCCTGCGGTTCCCTGGGCTATTCCTTCATCGACGCCACGAGCGCCGGAAAAGTCGTCGTCATCACCGATAACCTGGTGGAATACCCCTGTAACCCCGTGAGCATTTCCCAGCAGTACGTGGACTATGTGGTAAAGGTTGACCGCATCGGCGACCCGGAAAAGATCGGGAAAGGCGCGGCCAGGATGACGAAAAACCCGAGGGATTTGATGATTGCCGAGCGGGCGGCCGACGTGATGGCGGCGTCCCGCATGTTTAAGGAAAACTTCTCCTTCCAGACCGGGGCCGGAGCCATCAGCATCGCCTGCACCAACTACCTGGCGGAGCGGATGGAAGCGAGAGGCATTAAGGCAAGCTTTGCCCTTGGCGGCATGACGGCAGCCATCGTGGACATGTATAAGAAAGGGCTGGTGCGGGTACTGGAATGCAGCCAGTGCTTTGACGCGGTGGCGGCGAGGGCCATTGCCGAGGAGCCGGGGATCGTGGAAATCGACAATGCGGTGTACTCGAACCCGTTTTCCAAGGGAGCGATGCTTGATAAGCTGACTTTCGGTGTGCTGGCGGCGCTTGAGGTGGACACGGACTTTCATGTGAACATCTTAACCGGCTCCAGCGGGGAGATGATGGGAGGCCTTGGAGGCGGCCCGGATGTGGCGGCCGGGGCGGATATATCCATTGTGTGCCTGCCGGTGGTGAGAGGGCGGACGCCGTCGATCACGAAGCGGGTGTTCACCTGCTGTACGCCGGGAGAGACGGTGGCGGCGGTGGTGACAGAGGCGGGAATCGCCCTGAACCCGAAGCATAAGTATTATGAGGAACTAAAGGAAGACCTGGAGCAGGCGAATTTAAAGCTTGTAACCATCGAATATCTCCAGGAGTTAGCGGAGTCCTTGACGGGAGTGCCGAAGCCCATCGAGACGACGGACCGGGTGGTGTGCATTGTGGAATACCGGGACGGATCGGTGATTGATGTGATCCGGGAGATTAAGAAATAG